The following are encoded in a window of Rhizobium leguminosarum genomic DNA:
- a CDS encoding ABC transporter ATP-binding protein, with translation MQDPPRTAETFVAENISLLIERNEILCDVSLKFPAGEVVALVGHNGSGKSSLLKMLARQLVPSTGSISYGNQDLRMYSERAFARSVAYLPQDVTTGSEMTVRELVGCGRYPWHGALGRFTKNDEEKVEEALRATHIETFADRIMGTLSGGERQRAWIAMLIAQDAHCLLLDEPTAALDVAHQVEVLSLVRRLAHEGGRSVVIVLHDINMAARFCDRIHALKRGRVVASGTPSAILAPNTLQEIYGIDMDVIAAPNLPYPLAYVC, from the coding sequence ATGCAAGATCCGCCTCGAACGGCTGAAACTTTTGTCGCCGAAAATATAAGTCTTTTGATAGAGCGGAACGAAATTCTCTGCGACGTCAGCCTTAAATTTCCGGCAGGAGAAGTTGTCGCGCTGGTCGGCCACAACGGTTCCGGCAAATCCAGTCTTCTCAAAATGTTAGCTCGCCAGCTTGTGCCGAGCACTGGATCGATCTCTTACGGAAACCAGGATCTGAGGATGTATAGCGAACGCGCCTTTGCGCGTTCGGTCGCATATCTGCCCCAGGACGTCACGACCGGATCGGAAATGACGGTCCGCGAGCTTGTGGGATGTGGTCGTTATCCGTGGCACGGAGCGCTCGGCCGGTTCACCAAGAACGATGAAGAGAAAGTCGAGGAAGCCCTTCGAGCCACGCATATCGAGACGTTCGCCGACCGTATCATGGGAACGCTATCGGGCGGCGAGCGGCAACGTGCCTGGATCGCGATGCTGATCGCTCAGGATGCTCACTGCCTGTTGCTCGACGAACCGACTGCGGCACTCGACGTTGCTCATCAGGTCGAGGTGCTCTCACTTGTGCGACGCTTGGCGCATGAAGGCGGAAGGAGTGTCGTCATCGTTCTCCACGACATCAACATGGCCGCTCGCTTCTGCGATCGGATCCATGCATTGAAACGCGGCCGCGTGGTTGCCAGCGGAACACCGAGCGCGATCCTCGCGCCGAACACGCTGCAAGAGATCTATGGGATCGACATGGATGTGATCGCCGCGCCCAACCTGCCCTATCCGCTCGCCTATGTTTGCTGA
- a CDS encoding iron-siderophore ABC transporter substrate-binding protein gives MEVSRRSFLQFATASLIPAPLFAQSMDLRIVSLDYGLASTLLSLGLPPVGISDLADWDRWVVEPTMPKSVVDIGSAFEVNFEILVTLKPDIILTTPYLDELLPKLQSVAKVVRLEIFTPGIGPILTAAIAATRKLAVELGCENEAEQFLARADVFFARCRSRLVGKNLPPVALVNFMDARHARIYSSPGLFHNVLERIGVRNAWTRESNYWGFETIGIEDLSKVTDPDARLIAFDPIPPDVLPKLAQSPLWNRLSFARPGHLSILPPALMFGMVNEAMRFAGLLTDLLEKEA, from the coding sequence ATGGAGGTTTCGCGGCGCTCCTTTTTGCAATTCGCGACTGCCTCGCTCATTCCGGCTCCGCTGTTTGCGCAGTCGATGGACCTAAGGATCGTCAGCCTCGACTACGGTCTTGCGTCCACTCTTTTATCCCTCGGATTGCCTCCGGTCGGGATTTCGGACCTCGCCGATTGGGACAGATGGGTTGTCGAGCCGACGATGCCAAAATCCGTCGTCGATATCGGCAGTGCGTTCGAGGTCAATTTTGAAATTCTCGTCACGCTGAAGCCCGACATTATCTTGACCACACCCTACCTGGATGAGCTGTTGCCCAAGCTGCAGTCGGTGGCGAAAGTCGTTCGGCTGGAAATCTTTACGCCGGGCATTGGACCTATTCTTACCGCTGCCATCGCGGCAACGCGTAAATTGGCCGTCGAGCTTGGCTGTGAGAATGAAGCAGAGCAGTTCCTCGCGCGAGCCGACGTCTTCTTTGCGCGATGCCGCAGTCGCCTAGTGGGCAAGAACCTGCCGCCGGTCGCCCTCGTGAATTTCATGGATGCCCGCCATGCCCGCATCTACTCGAGTCCCGGACTGTTCCACAATGTGCTCGAGCGCATCGGTGTCCGGAATGCCTGGACCAGAGAGTCGAATTATTGGGGCTTTGAAACGATCGGGATTGAAGATCTCTCCAAGGTCACCGATCCGGACGCGCGTCTGATCGCCTTTGACCCGATTCCTCCGGACGTTCTTCCGAAACTCGCTCAGAGCCCGCTGTGGAACAGGCTTTCGTTTGCGCGTCCCGGCCATCTGTCGATTCTGCCGCCAGCCCTGATGTTCGGGATGGTGAACGAGGCCATGCGTTTCGCAGGCCTTTTGACAGATCTTCTGGAAAAGGAAGCTTGA